CGCCTGCGTTCTGAGCTTGTGTTCTTTGGAGCTGCTTGAGTTTGGGAGGCAGGTGCATTGTTTAGTTACTAAGACGGGATTTCTAATTAAGGCCTCAGTCATTAATTCCCTGCTTACAATGTACTTTGACAGCGAACGTGTTGGCGATGGTTACAAAATCTTTGATGATGCTGAAGTGCGTGATGAAATCACCTTCAATGCAATGATAGATGGTCTTGTGGGAATAAGTAGAGATTATGAGGCACTTTTGATGTTCAGGGAAATGCAAAGGTCTGGGCTTAGACCTACTCAGCTCACCTTTGTAAGTCTCATGAGTTCATGTTCGTTGGAGAGAGATGCTGCTCAACTACATGTTCAAGCTATCAAAAGGGGTCTTGAATCTTGTACTGCAGTTATTAATGCTGCAATTACCATGTACTCTGGCTGTTGCAACATAGAGGCAGCTAAGACGGTTTTTAATAGATTGGATAAGAAGGATCTTGTGTCTTGGAATGCCATAATCTCCAGCTATGCTCAATTAAATTTTAGTAGATCTGCGATCTTGACCTACCTACAAATGCAAAGGCTTGGTTTTGAACCTGATGAATTTACTTTCGGAAGTTTGTTAACTAGCTCTGAGTCGACAGAAATAGTGGAGATGATTCATGCCCTTTTACACCAAAAGGGGCTCCTCTTGAATATTCAAGCTTCCAATGCATTAACTTCGGCATATTCCAAGCATGGGAAGATGATGCATGCCTTCCAAGTGTTTCAAGACATATCTTTGAAAAATCTGATCTCATGGAATACCCTATTTTCTGGTTTGCTGTCAAATGGTTTTCCACTGCAGGGCTTACAATTCTTTTCTGAGATGTTCATTTATGATCTTATGCCAAACGCATATACTCTCAGTATTGCTCTGGCCATTTGTGGTACCCTCTGTTCCTTGGGACATGCAAGACAGATTCATTGCTACATCATCAGAAATGCATTTCTCTCAGAGGCATCTTTGAGTAATGGACTGATCACAGTGTATTCAAAATGCGGAGTTCTGGACTCTTGCTTGAGAGTGTTTAATAAGATGCCCGCGAGAGACATAGTATCATGGAATGCCCTTATTTCTGCTTTTGCTCAGCATGGGAAAGGGAAGGAAGCAGTGAACTGTTTTGAGGCAATGCGGAATGAGTCCAAGTGTAAACCGGATGTAGCCACTTTTACAGCATTACTATCTGCTTGCAGCCATTGTGGTCTGGTTAGTGATGGTACTCGCATATTTGACTTTATGGTAAATACATATGGCCTTACACCTCAAGAGGACCATTTCTCATGTATGCTTGACCTTCTTGGTCGAGCCGGATATCTAGATGAGGCTGAAACAGTAATAAACAGTCAGCATTTTCAAGCACATTCCAGCTTATGGTGGACATTGTTCAGTGCTTGTGCATCTCATAACAATTTAAGGTTTGGAAGAGTTGTTGCCAAGTTGATTCTGAAAAACGAGCCAGACAATCCATCAGTTTATGTGCTTTTGTCAAATATATATGCATCTGCTGGTCAATGGGATGAGGCTGCAAATGTGAGGAAGATGTTGAAGAGCAATGGGGTTACAAAGCAACGCGGTTGCAGCTGGATCAGATGTTAATCCAGTTGAACAGTAGATATACATTATCCTGGTATTGGAAACATTACAGGCTTGAAACGGGATGTTAAGCGAGAGCTGTGCTGGGATAAAGTCTGGTAGGAATTTCCTGCAATTATATGGTGAACTTCCTGTAAATAGAGTAGGTGCTCCTCTGTTGAGTGAAGTATAAGCTGTACGTACTAGCCCATGAACGTGTACATTCATGGATACTGTAGAGGGTTTGCTAATATGCATGATTTTACCCCAAAACTTGTTTCAAACGGTTCGTCTTTTGTCACAATTGTTCTCAAAATTTTTACTCCGATGTTACTCATAGTAGGTTCCAGATAAAACAATCTTTGTTATGACTTGTCCCATGTCCTGTACATTCTTTGAATTAGCTAAATTTGAGGATGGATTATGTCTGAATTTGCATTCACATCGTGGGCTAAGACCTTATGACATACTTTACTATGTGGAAGGTGATGAGGACATATGAGAGtgattttacataaaaaaaatgctttaagCTCCATGATTCCCCTCAGAGCGGCGCCCGCTGTCCCAATTTGTTTGGCACTTCATGTGCCTGTTCATGTCCAATATCTGAAGCCATCTTTCTCATATGAATATATTTGATTCATTCCAATGGTGTGTTTGGCTGATTGAGATTATGTCTATGACAATTTATTCTTGCTCTTGTCTTGGCTCCTGCAAGCAGACCAAGTCGAAGCTTGTTTCTTCTACAGTAGGCTTTCGAATGCCAATGGTTTGAGTGGTTGCGTAATCACTAATGATTCACACGCTCACAAATTTGCAATATATCCTCTGAGCAGATACTCCAGCTTCTTCTATCATTAAGTTTTTTGCAAACATATACTTGCTGCTAAGTTTCTTACTGACTTCCTCTGAACTGAAGTAGTCTGTCTATTAATATCCTGAAACACGGATAATCTGTTGCTAGAGTTGCAGCTTTTTGCATTGCGGAAGATACTTTCGGTGATTAGACGACAACATTTGCTGCTGTGCACCCTACTAATTTGCAATTCTGCTGCTATGGAGGTGAATGAGGTGAATTGTCTCCTTTGCATTTTGATGAACAAGTAATTCATGTCTCGGTTTTGTTTGTTGTGCTTGCAGTTGCAGGCACTGCCTTTCTTGATAGTTTGGTAACAGCTTGAGGAGTTATTCTTATTTTGGTGACCTTGATAGTTTGGCGAGGTATGTTTTCATTCCAGGTAGCTTATTTTAAGTTGTATTAATGAGCATGAGCTCTGATGTTTTAATAAAAAACTAGTGGTAAGTCTATATACTGGGAACCtgtataaaagaaaattcacacATCATTACTCATAAGTGTTACCAGAAAACTCAGATGAATGACTAATTGCTTAAATTTGTCAACGGGCACATAAATTGTCCTTACGGTTTTCTCAAACTAATTACATAGGGACAATTCTGGTATTCCTTAGTGCAAGAATTGGTCCGTGCTGGTAAAACATCAAAGATGTTGGTAACTGTCAAATGCCATTGCTGACAAACTTTCGACTGGGATCTTGTTTAGTGTAAAAGTTTTGACTAGAGAGAGGACAATGGGAGGTTCAGCCAAAGCATTTAGAGCGAGCTCACTTCAATGATCAAGCAAAtaagcaagagaaagaaaaatctctctctttccataCGCAAGTTTGAAAACAGTCTAGTCAGCTCATCTTATAGAGACTTTAATAACATTTTGAAATTCTGTCATTTCAAAGACATAAAAATTAAATCCACACTTCATCTATTTTGATAACTTAAGCACATTCATCACTTGATCGTTAAAGTATATCAGCAACAAGTTTGTGTTTAGTTTTCGAAACTCAAAAGTTACCGAAAATGAGATTGGACCTTTTTTGAAACTGAGATGACACCTTTTCCTTGGACATTTTTTCGTGCAAATCAACATCAAAATTCACGTAAGAAAGGGTTTAATATTTCACTTATGTTGTTCATGTTAGTAGATGGACATCCTGTAGTTAATGCTTTAATATAATTGAACAATACAATAGATGTAGATGTTTCTTAAGCACATTGACGAGCATCCTGAGAGTAATTGTTCCATCCCGAATTTTCAGTCATATTCATTTATAAACATAGACATGTGggtaatataaaaatataaggaAATAAAGACTGTTCAATTTAATGCGCACCTTAAATTGCTCCCTCACTAATTGTACGTTGCTTTTGTGCAGATCAAGTCCAACTAACTTCTTTGGACCAGAGGAAAGATCAGGAAACCAAGGAGAATATTAAGGCCATTCAAACCATCTTAGTTCATCAGGAAGACAGATGAACCTTGGAAAGGGTTGTGCACATTAATCATGATGAGCACCCTCAATCTTCTAATGTTTGTGAAAGGATTACACCTATGCATATCTCTTCTGGTTTGAGTAAATCTAAAACTATGGCTTTTACTGCCGTTGTTCCCTGTATTTATTGAATTTGCGTTGCGATTAATGTATAAAATCAGCAAATAGGAGAGTAATATCAGTGTCTATACCGGCAAATCTTACCATGTGCCCCACATCAAGAACAACCTCACAAAGTCATAGCCTGCTGCGTGTTTCAGGATCATTACGACATTCTTATTTAATAATATTCATGCCCTTCAACCAAATCAAGTCTTTCAGGGTCTCTCCCTCTTTAATTGTCAAGGATTTCTCATCAAGAACTTGTACTTCAATAGTTGAGTCGCAGACACAATTATCAAGAACATTCTCGACGTACTTTGTGAAGCGGCCTTTGAAGAAACATAAGGAAGATCTCCTTTGCATAGTTCTCTTGTCCATCATAACTTAGGAACATCATTGATGGTTTTGTGAGGACTTTTGGCAAGTCTATTCAATGCACTTTGCCACTCACATTCTCTTCTACCACATAGGAAAGAGCCCAATacctcaagtgctaaaggaagtTCATTAGCATAATGTAAAGCACCATCCACAAGATCCCTCCTTATTACTAACTTCTTGTCTGAGAAAAGCATGCTTATTGAAAAGTTGGTGATCTTTCGAAGTAATGATTTTCCTACTTCCTTTGCCGAACCACTCATACTTTCTAACTAAAACATTTAACTGTTACATCATTGGCATGTTCGATTGTCTTCGGCTTGATCAAAAAGTCAACTCATGGTCATTTTTATGAAAGACTGAAAATTAAAAGCCTAACCATGCTTGCAAGGaacaaattacatttttttccaTGTATGGTTTTCATAACATATATTAGGAATCAAGAAATTGTTGCCATAAATAATGGATTTTATTGGAAATCTCACATTTTATGATATTCTTAAATTCAAATATGTCTATGTTGTGAAGAGTAATACTAAGTTTGTACATTTTAAATTATCAAACGATTAGATTTGATGCACAAAATTGAGATTTTGATTCACGGTTCTTATATCGATTTCACAACTATCGATccattcaaataatctaaagGAATAACCACAACTCACTGacctctttcctttttaaaactaattttttatatctcgttgaaataattagttaacgagaaatatttttattattgaaaataatttatattttaatattttcgtgaacgtgaaaatattcttcatttatttattttaatatataataaaaacgatcatttttaagaaaatatttattaaattattcatttcttGTAAAATAAATGGAGTCAAAATGTTGGCGAATTTGAGCACGGCCTCCCTAGAAGTCCAACTGCTTTTAGCTTTCTACATTCTGCGAAGGATCATGTTATTGGAGATTCCAGGAAGAATACTACTACTTACATTTCGAGTTTCCAACCGACATTCATGTTTGATGGACTGTGTGCCGTACGGTGCAAAGTTATCTCATGGTCCGAGGGATTTTGAACAGGGACATAATGGAACGCATCAAGTACATGTATTGCCAAACTCAAGCTCGACTCGACTCAGATGTCGGGGCTTAACTCGAGCTCAATtgaatattaatttttctactcAAGTTTGACTCGATTAAAATCTCGAGATATTCAAGTTTAACTCAACTCGATTAAAATTAACGTATCAAATCATCGAATCTTTTTGTGGGAATACTGAAAGTCAAATTAAGGTAGCTAATCTATTGAGCTGAGTATTGATAAGCTTGAGCTCGAAATTCAAGTTGATCTCGAGTAGTCATTGAATTGaatgtggggaaaattaccaaaaaaagtcataaatatattgtaattgtgttaattcagtactaattttttttttttgcgattcaattttaaatattatgcAATTCTGACAATTCACTCCATCCGGTGAATTTTGGTTGGCTGATCTCGACGTGAACGTTGGCCGGCCAGCGACATAATATCTTaatagttttttgaattttttttattttttattttattttcttttctttttgtttcctttgtttctttcccttccctcttcttcctctagccgatcgcTGGAACTTGTTAACCGGCCAAAGGAAGAGGTCGGGCCTCGCTGCCATCCCTCCGGTTGGTcaccggaggaagaagagggaaggggaagaaaaaaaaaaaataaaaaatataaaaaatgaaaatgttatgtCGTCAATCGGCCAAAATTCgtcggatggaccgaattggcacaattgcaaaatatttatgactgaatcggcaaaaaaaaaattagaactgaattgacataattacagtaagtttaagacctttttggtaattattttgCCGAATGTGGATTACTTGCTAGTAGATGAACTCGTTTCACCCTTAACTCCAAGAGAAACGAGAACATTGAAAGAAGGATTTACACAATCCAAATTGGTTTGTTTTAGTGAAGTTGATCGTGAGTTTTTACTTCAAATTCCTCCGGATACTCTCGGTTACCCTTTCATGAGTTACAAATCCCTTCAAAAGTGGAATAATTCAAAAGGATGACCCATTTCCTTCTATTACGCTATGGTGATTAGCCAAATCCTTTGTAACGACCCAATCTGTTTTAGGAAAGctcatccaaaaattattaaatctATTGCGGTTTTACCaatccagtcctaaaccttttaatttttccaattgagttataaaccttttacgttttccaattaaatccatcc
The genomic region above belongs to Rhodamnia argentea isolate NSW1041297 chromosome 6, ASM2092103v1, whole genome shotgun sequence and contains:
- the LOC125312458 gene encoding pentatricopeptide repeat-containing protein At3g49740 yields the protein MKVPLFSASTVESTAKQLYRLNTSLVKLTRSNLYTECLQLFVRIRGTPRLKPDHYTLSNAITACANARNATLGEQLHAHAIRAGFKAYPHVANTLLSLYAKAEDMGSVKRVFGEIENPDVYSWTTVMSACAKLGEVDYACEAFDEMPHRDVAVWNAIITGCADNGHEEIAFAKFREMHELGIRHDNYSFACVLSLCSLELLEFGRQVHCLVTKTGFLIKASVINSLLTMYFDSERVGDGYKIFDDAEVRDEITFNAMIDGLVGISRDYEALLMFREMQRSGLRPTQLTFVSLMSSCSLERDAAQLHVQAIKRGLESCTAVINAAITMYSGCCNIEAAKTVFNRLDKKDLVSWNAIISSYAQLNFSRSAILTYLQMQRLGFEPDEFTFGSLLTSSESTEIVEMIHALLHQKGLLLNIQASNALTSAYSKHGKMMHAFQVFQDISLKNLISWNTLFSGLLSNGFPLQGLQFFSEMFIYDLMPNAYTLSIALAICGTLCSLGHARQIHCYIIRNAFLSEASLSNGLITVYSKCGVLDSCLRVFNKMPARDIVSWNALISAFAQHGKGKEAVNCFEAMRNESKCKPDVATFTALLSACSHCGLVSDGTRIFDFMVNTYGLTPQEDHFSCMLDLLGRAGYLDEAETVINSQHFQAHSSLWWTLFSACASHNNLRFGRVVAKLILKNEPDNPSVYVLLSNIYASAGQWDEAANVRKMLKSNGVTKQRGCSWIRC